CAATGCGCCCGTACTGCTTGCCGTCTGAGCCCTCACCGAGATGTATGAACCCTACGCGTGACAACTCACTGAGTGATTCGTGAATACTCACTGAGTCCTCACGGAGCGGTAAGCACTCGGCTTTTACCAGCCTCGGATTTGCGTTGAAGTACCCCTCGTCATCCGCAAAATTCAGTAATGCCGCAGCCAGCATGTGCGTATCTGCTGGCAAGGCGCTTAAATCCTCATGCTTCCAAAATTCTGGCTTAATTGTTCGTATGCGTGACATTATTTCCCCCTAGAACGGAATATCATCATCCGGCATATCTGACGGCGACGCAGGGTAGTTTGGTGCTGAACGTGGCATGTGGTGTGGTGGTTGATCGAACGGTGGCGCTTCATGCGGTGCATTCGCTTCGTCCGGTGCCGACTGATTACCGCCCTTGCCTGTGCGGATGAACTGCACCGATTCTGCAACGATTTTGTGCTTGCTTCTTTTCTGCCCTGTTTGCTTGTCTTCCCACGACTCCATAGATAGGCGACCTTCAATGAGAATCGTGTTCCCTTTCGTCAGATACTTCGCACAGTTTTCCGCTGGTTTATTCCAGACCGTGACATCAATAAACATCACCTCATTTTCGACACGGGGATTGTTCACAGCGAGGCCAAACGTCGCCACTGCCGCGCCGGACGGTATAAACCGCAATTCAGGATCGCGGGTCAAATTGCCCAGTAGGATGATTTTGTTAAAACTACTCACTCATGCACCTCCATCATTCCTGCCAGAATTGCCAGCGCACCGCGCCGCTCAAACTCGCTCATGCCAACCTCTACCAATAACCGCACCGTTTCCGACTCTGAAAGCTCCGGCGAGTTTCGGTCGCGGAAGTCGCGCAGCCGTTTTCGCTGCACGTCAGACATGCGGATGTTTAAGCATTCAAGTTTTTTATCCATGTTTACCCCTTGTTTACACGACATTTACGGACAAAAAAGGCCAGCCGACTACTTTTTCAGGCAGAGGGCTGGCGCAGGACAGACCAATCAATATCAGGGCGCAACTCTTCGCAACGCACCTGACCGTTCGTGATCTTTTCGATGGTAAAGCAGTGCGGCAATGGAACCTTATCCCACTGAGAAATAGCAGCAGGCGAGATATCCAAGAGCCGCGCAAGGGCAGATTTTGAACCAGTAATTTTGAAAACCTTATCGAGTGCTTCCATGTGGCACCTCCTCTTAAATCTATTAAGTTAAACTTAAAGAAAAAGCAAGGAGATTTTCAGTATTACTTATATTGAGGTTTTAAGGTTTCCTTAATACTATTAACGAGGAGGACACAATGGAAACCGTAGCAACGCGACTCAAGCTGGCACGAGAAAACGCTGGATTAAACCTCAGCGAGGCAGCAAAAAAATTAAATTTATCTCCCTCTGCCGTGCATCAATGGGAAAGCGGAACAACCGCACCACGCAAGAAAGCATTAGAAGCAGCGGCAAAAATATACAACGTGTCACCTGTTTGGCTGAACCACGGAGAGAACCCATCATTTGGCGCACCCATTGTCCCGTGGGAGCATCCAAGTGAACTCACGGACGACTTCGTGTTTGTCGCGCGGTGCGACATTCGCGTATCTGCTGGCAATGGCATCGTCGTATATGACGAATGCGAACAGGATGAGCCACAAAGTTTTCGCCTGTCATGGCTGAAGAAAATGGGTATGAATCCAGACAATGTTCGCGTCGTCTACGCCCACGGCAACAGCATGGCACCTGGAATCAATGAGGGCGATAGCCTGACTATCGACACCAGCCGACGTGATGTGAAAAGCAGCCATGTGTATGTAATTCGCATTGAGGACGAAGTATCTGTCAAGCGCCTCTTTAAGCGCCCCGGTGGTGGCCTTGAAGTGCAAAGCGACAATAAAGATCACCCCACGCGGCAGTTCACGGCAGAAGAATCGCAGAATATAGAAATTATTGGCGAGGTTATGCACAAACAATCGACGAGGATATGAGAAGGGGGAGGGGGGAATGAGTGACGCGATTCAGGATGGGTACAAGATGACCAAAATAATAAGGGGGGAAGCATGTCACTATCATGCACACGCACACTGTTCTATCGTCGGGCTGTTTGGAGTGGATCGCAGTCCAATGATCTCGAACGAATCATCACGGACGCACATCAAAAGCTACCAAACACTGAAAACAGAACATTTCCGCATCGGCTCGGAAAGATCCAAGGGCTGAAGTATTTTTTAGCAGAGAATGGTGGCATCTTTTTACATATCGGCCTCTACAGGCCTAACCAGCCAACGTCTATTATTCCGCAGCCGTCACCGCAAAGCCCAGCAACTGACCTGAGTGTATGTCCTCCGCCCGACGGACACGACTACCTGAGCGGGGATATTTTTGTGTTGATTAAAAATAACCACGTCATACTGTGTCCGAGCGGAGTGCACGAATCTATTGCAACATCGTACCTGTCTTCTGTTCTGCTGAGGGTGGATCAGCACGAGCTTGCCAAGAGTTACACGGTTGATCCTATTGTAAATACAGATAATCTTAGGATATTGAATCGCGAAGGGGTAAAAGAGATCGAACTCAGCGGAGCACTGTATTCCGCCAGTGTTGAGCATATAGAAAGGACAACCGTCCAAAGGAAGTTATTCGGTTCCCTTGCGCAAGAGATTCGGGGAATGTTTGCGTCTGATGTTACCCCAAATGGGATTGAAAAC
Above is a window of Chrysiogenes arsenatis DSM 11915 DNA encoding:
- a CDS encoding single-stranded DNA-binding protein; translation: MSSFNKIILLGNLTRDPELRFIPSGAAVATFGLAVNNPRVENEVMFIDVTVWNKPAENCAKYLTKGNTILIEGRLSMESWEDKQTGQKRSKHKIVAESVQFIRTGKGGNQSAPDEANAPHEAPPFDQPPHHMPRSAPNYPASPSDMPDDDIPF
- a CDS encoding transcriptional regulator, which translates into the protein MEALDKVFKITGSKSALARLLDISPAAISQWDKVPLPHCFTIEKITNGQVRCEELRPDIDWSVLRQPSA
- a CDS encoding LexA family transcriptional regulator; amino-acid sequence: METVATRLKLARENAGLNLSEAAKKLNLSPSAVHQWESGTTAPRKKALEAAAKIYNVSPVWLNHGENPSFGAPIVPWEHPSELTDDFVFVARCDIRVSAGNGIVVYDECEQDEPQSFRLSWLKKMGMNPDNVRVVYAHGNSMAPGINEGDSLTIDTSRRDVKSSHVYVIRIEDEVSVKRLFKRPGGGLEVQSDNKDHPTRQFTAEESQNIEIIGEVMHKQSTRI